The Methanobrevibacter sp. genome window below encodes:
- a CDS encoding heavy metal translocating P-type ATPase yields MAQKELDIPVDGMHCSSCSLLVEKSLGKLDEVESINVDLNTNKAHMVLNGNISPDLIDETVESVGFTVPKDEVVIQIDGMHCASCVNNVEKFLPRVDGVVEANANLSNQKVTIKYYRDMLNLKEIQKTIEMLGFEYLGLDGDLDIMDEEERYQKDLQGKLYRIIVGLVFAGILMAIMHFKFTIPPLTMGQLSLIIAIFPFCYVSYPILKAGWNSLKHKNLDMDVMYSMGILVAFVSSVLGTFGIVLDSSFMFYESAVMLPSFLTIGRYLEARAKRKTSSSIKELIGLQPKTATLITTDAEGNNVEKEIDIEDINIGDILLVKPGEKIPADSIVVDGESYVDEAMITGEPVPKLKKAGIDVFSGTINQDGALKVEAQKIGSETVLSQIIQLVEKAQGSKPPVQRLANKIVSWFIPVILTIAIIVFLLWYFVAHSGLLFALTCLISVLVVACPCSLGLATPTAVTVGVGRAAEYGILIKNGETLESSKDVDVCVFDKTGTITEGKPEVEDIETFGMEEDKFLQILSSVENNSSHPIAKSILNRFKANNIQLSNEGKDDLSLLNVEDFENVTGKGLKANVAIDGEQKPVLAGNLKLMEAEGVEVSQDVLNKFDTFVSEAKTTIAMAVDGEIKGIITLMDKLKPSSKKAIDELHKMGIETYMLTGDNEKTAATVANAVGIDNVMANVLPNDKLDKVQELQNEGKRVLFVGDGINDAPALSQADVGVAMGNGTDIAMESGDIVVMEGDLENVVASIQFSKKVMTRIKENLFWAFAYNMLLVPAAAGLLFLLFGIIFRPEWAGLAMALSSVTVISLSLLLKRYVPPIKR; encoded by the coding sequence ATGGCTCAAAAGGAATTGGATATTCCAGTGGATGGAATGCATTGCTCTTCATGCTCATTGCTTGTAGAGAAATCTCTAGGTAAGCTTGATGAAGTTGAATCCATCAATGTGGACTTGAACACCAATAAGGCACATATGGTGCTTAATGGAAATATTTCTCCTGATCTTATTGATGAGACTGTGGAATCCGTAGGATTTACAGTTCCAAAGGATGAAGTGGTCATTCAAATTGACGGCATGCATTGTGCTTCCTGTGTAAACAATGTGGAAAAGTTCTTGCCACGTGTTGATGGAGTGGTTGAAGCAAATGCCAATCTTTCCAATCAAAAGGTCACAATCAAATACTATCGGGACATGTTGAATCTTAAGGAGATTCAAAAGACCATTGAAATGCTTGGATTTGAATATCTTGGCCTTGATGGCGATTTGGACATAATGGATGAAGAGGAAAGATACCAGAAGGACCTTCAAGGAAAGCTATACAGAATCATAGTTGGTTTGGTATTTGCCGGAATATTGATGGCAATCATGCACTTCAAGTTTACAATACCTCCACTCACAATGGGCCAGTTATCCCTAATTATAGCTATTTTCCCATTCTGCTATGTCAGCTATCCAATCTTGAAGGCAGGATGGAACTCCTTGAAGCATAAGAACTTGGATATGGATGTAATGTACTCCATGGGTATTCTTGTGGCATTTGTATCAAGCGTTTTAGGCACATTCGGCATTGTTTTGGATTCAAGTTTTATGTTCTATGAATCTGCAGTGATGCTTCCTTCATTCTTGACCATAGGAAGATATCTTGAGGCAAGGGCTAAAAGGAAAACCTCATCTTCAATTAAGGAGCTTATCGGTCTTCAGCCAAAGACCGCTACATTGATTACCACTGATGCAGAAGGAAACAATGTGGAAAAGGAAATAGACATTGAAGACATCAACATTGGGGATATCCTGCTTGTAAAGCCAGGTGAGAAGATTCCTGCAGACTCCATCGTAGTTGATGGTGAAAGCTATGTTGATGAGGCAATGATTACTGGGGAACCTGTTCCAAAGCTTAAGAAAGCGGGAATTGATGTTTTCTCAGGTACAATTAACCAAGATGGAGCATTGAAGGTAGAAGCTCAAAAGATTGGATCTGAAACCGTTTTATCCCAGATAATCCAGCTTGTGGAAAAGGCACAAGGATCCAAGCCTCCGGTGCAAAGACTGGCCAATAAAATCGTAAGTTGGTTCATACCAGTAATTCTTACAATAGCAATCATAGTATTCCTGTTATGGTACTTTGTAGCCCATTCAGGGTTGCTATTTGCACTCACCTGCCTTATTTCAGTCCTTGTAGTAGCATGTCCATGTTCACTTGGCCTTGCCACTCCAACAGCGGTTACCGTAGGTGTTGGAAGAGCTGCCGAATATGGAATACTCATCAAGAATGGAGAAACCTTGGAAAGCTCTAAAGACGTTGATGTATGTGTATTTGACAAGACCGGAACAATCACTGAAGGAAAACCTGAAGTTGAAGACATAGAAACATTTGGCATGGAAGAGGACAAATTCCTTCAAATCTTATCAAGTGTTGAAAACAATTCAAGTCACCCAATTGCAAAATCAATATTGAATAGATTCAAGGCCAATAACATTCAACTCTCAAATGAAGGAAAGGATGATTTGTCTCTACTCAATGTTGAAGACTTTGAAAATGTCACAGGTAAGGGATTGAAGGCAAATGTAGCTATTGATGGTGAACAAAAACCTGTATTGGCAGGAAACCTTAAGCTCATGGAAGCAGAGGGTGTAGAAGTTTCACAAGATGTCTTGAATAAATTTGATACTTTTGTTTCAGAAGCTAAAACAACCATTGCAATGGCTGTAGATGGTGAAATAAAAGGAATCATCACTTTAATGGATAAGCTCAAGCCTAGTTCCAAGAAGGCCATTGATGAATTGCATAAGATGGGCATTGAAACCTATATGCTTACAGGAGACAATGAAAAGACAGCTGCCACTGTGGCAAATGCTGTCGGAATTGACAATGTGATGGCTAATGTATTGCCTAATGACAAGCTTGACAAGGTCCAGGAACTTCAGAATGAAGGAAAAAGAGTATTGTTTGTAGGTGATGGAATCAACGATGCCCCTGCACTTTCACAGGCGGATGTCGGTGTTGCCATGGGCAATGGTACAGACATTGCAATGGAAAGCGGGGATATCGTAGTTATGGAAGGAGACCTTGAAAATGTGGTAGCTTCAATCCAGTTCTCCAAAAAGGTTATGACAAGGATCAAGGAAAACCTCTTTTGGGCATTTGCATATAATATGCTCCTTGTTCCAGCGGCTGCAGGTTTGCTTTTCCTACTCTTTGGTATCATTTTCCGTCCAGAATGGGCAGGTTTAGCTATGGCATTAAGTTCAGTTACAGTGATTAGTTTGTCATTGCTCTTAAAACGATATGTTCCACCAATTAAACGATAA
- a CDS encoding TrkH family potassium uptake protein, with product MRIKYLSRQDIKIILHYLGYIMVGIGAILMVPIIIDVLSGEYVYHIGLIPPLISIGLGYFFVKVFRKYNKLRSKHAMIISSISWLWAGFIAAIIMMLVLDVSFIDAFFENISAWTGSGLTMFNDVESLPMSILFLRSLEQWIGGLGVVIIFISLIIKPGTSAYKLYKSEAREDRLKPSIKHTLEKAIEIYFAYTLLGIILYLLAGLPLFDSINLTFTTISTGGMSIKNANVGFYNNNIVYLITMFLMILGATSFTVHYKMVKTKGKAMFKDIQFQFLIAGIIIAGTLVALMAHIAPMNAIFHVVSAITTTGANIATPSDMASWGCPALIIIMILMVMGGSSGSTVGAVKLIRVITVLKSTSIAVTNIISPARVVSTRIKSKKINETEMKEASSYIAVYLSFLAISWIIMTFYTNDPINTLFDVTSTIGNIGLSTGIINVDLNTFPKILLIFLMWLGRLEIIPILMTIQIGFETFDQSIKLVKRSIRNKIGN from the coding sequence ATGAGAATTAAATACCTGTCAAGACAAGATATTAAAATCATTTTGCACTATCTTGGATACATTATGGTAGGAATAGGGGCAATACTGATGGTTCCCATTATCATAGATGTGCTCTCTGGGGAATATGTGTATCATATAGGATTGATTCCACCTTTAATTTCAATTGGATTAGGCTATTTCTTTGTTAAAGTATTCAGAAAATACAATAAGCTTAGATCAAAGCATGCAATGATCATATCAAGCATATCCTGGCTATGGGCAGGATTTATAGCTGCAATTATAATGATGCTGGTTTTGGACGTATCATTCATAGACGCTTTTTTTGAAAACATTTCCGCATGGACCGGGAGTGGATTGACCATGTTCAATGACGTGGAATCCCTACCTATGTCAATACTATTCTTAAGAAGCCTTGAACAATGGATTGGCGGACTTGGAGTGGTAATCATTTTCATAAGCCTAATCATAAAGCCAGGAACTTCCGCATATAAGTTATATAAATCCGAAGCAAGGGAAGATAGATTAAAGCCAAGTATCAAACACACTCTCGAAAAGGCTATAGAAATATATTTTGCCTATACACTATTGGGCATTATCTTATATTTATTGGCAGGATTGCCTCTTTTCGATTCAATCAATCTGACATTCACCACAATATCCACTGGAGGAATGTCCATTAAAAATGCAAATGTCGGATTTTACAACAACAACATAGTCTACCTAATCACAATGTTCCTAATGATATTAGGTGCCACAAGCTTTACAGTCCATTATAAAATGGTCAAAACAAAAGGAAAGGCAATGTTTAAGGATATCCAATTCCAATTCCTCATTGCAGGCATAATAATTGCTGGAACATTGGTTGCATTGATGGCACACATTGCTCCAATGAATGCCATCTTCCATGTAGTTTCTGCAATAACAACAACCGGAGCGAATATAGCCACCCCAAGCGATATGGCTTCCTGGGGATGCCCGGCATTGATAATCATAATGATATTGATGGTGATGGGTGGTTCTTCAGGATCAACTGTAGGTGCTGTAAAGCTCATTAGAGTCATCACAGTATTGAAAAGCACAAGCATTGCGGTAACAAACATTATCTCCCCTGCAAGAGTTGTAAGCACAAGAATCAAATCCAAAAAGATCAATGAAACAGAAATGAAGGAAGCTTCATCATATATTGCAGTTTATCTGTCCTTTTTGGCAATATCCTGGATAATAATGACCTTTTATACAAATGACCCTATCAATACACTATTTGATGTCACCTCTACAATAGGTAATATCGGATTGAGTACAGGGATAATCAATGTTGACTTGAATACATTCCCTAAGATATTGTTGATATTCCTGATGTGGTTGGGAAGATTGGAAATCATTCCTATCCTAATGACAATCCAAATAGGATTTGAAACATTCGATCAAAGTATAAAATTAGTGAAAAGGTCCATAAGAAATAAGATAGGAAATTAA
- a CDS encoding MFS transporter, whose amino-acid sequence MEGKALDNKTRNLILILFLIGVFMGSLDTGIIGPVLPSIEQSFHLTSRESSWIFTLFVITFMIGSPVMAKFSDFYGRKKIFILDVLLFGIGSCLIASALSIELIFLGRIIQGFGCGGIFPVAGAFVGDAFPLEERGKALGILGSVFGISAIGGPLVGAALIPYGWNWCFTINIPIAIFLIAFAWHILPSQENERKLKIDYLGIVILSLLAVFLAYGLNQIDSSNFISSLLSIKVLPFLIAFIILIPIFLKIEKNAEESIVPIHMLKNSEIRIACIETLCYGIIYSSAIFIPSLVILSMGLNDQLASLMLIPILGTNAVAAPIFGKLLDSTGSKKLMSMGTMLLAIGLIAIAIYPSNLVFFIIAGCLIGVGLVTIIGAPLRYIVLTEAKPYERGAGQAIVNMLSSAGQLIGGALIGGIIASFSGIIGYKVSLFLAAVVALIAFAFTLRLKSRDEQIETMKANQ is encoded by the coding sequence ATGGAAGGAAAAGCTTTAGACAATAAAACACGTAACTTAATACTTATCTTATTTTTAATAGGAGTGTTCATGGGCTCATTGGACACTGGAATAATAGGCCCAGTGCTTCCTTCAATTGAACAGAGCTTCCACCTGACAAGCCGGGAATCAAGTTGGATATTCACACTTTTTGTAATAACATTCATGATCGGTTCTCCTGTCATGGCTAAATTCTCAGACTTCTATGGAAGAAAAAAGATCTTTATCCTCGATGTATTGCTATTTGGAATAGGATCCTGCCTTATTGCATCCGCATTGAGCATAGAACTTATATTCTTAGGCAGAATCATACAGGGTTTCGGATGTGGAGGAATATTCCCTGTAGCAGGAGCATTCGTAGGGGATGCATTTCCACTTGAAGAGAGAGGAAAGGCATTGGGAATCCTTGGAAGCGTATTTGGAATCTCAGCAATCGGAGGACCGTTGGTCGGAGCCGCATTGATACCATATGGATGGAACTGGTGCTTTACAATAAACATTCCTATCGCAATATTTCTAATAGCTTTCGCTTGGCATATCCTTCCAAGCCAAGAAAATGAAAGAAAGCTGAAAATAGACTATTTGGGAATCGTAATACTGAGCCTACTTGCAGTATTTTTAGCCTACGGCCTAAATCAAATCGATTCAAGCAATTTCATAAGCAGCTTATTGTCTATAAAGGTACTTCCATTCCTAATTGCATTCATAATTCTCATACCAATTTTCTTAAAGATAGAAAAAAATGCAGAAGAATCCATTGTGCCAATTCACATGCTGAAAAACAGCGAGATTAGAATCGCATGCATTGAAACCCTATGCTATGGAATCATCTACTCCTCAGCGATTTTCATCCCATCCTTAGTAATCCTTTCAATGGGATTGAATGACCAACTTGCAAGTCTAATGTTGATTCCAATTTTAGGAACCAATGCTGTTGCAGCACCGATATTCGGCAAGCTTTTAGATTCCACTGGATCAAAAAAACTTATGTCAATGGGGACAATGCTTTTAGCTATTGGATTGATAGCTATTGCAATCTATCCAAGCAATCTGGTATTCTTCATAATAGCAGGATGCCTGATTGGAGTAGGGCTTGTAACAATAATCGGTGCTCCTTTAAGATACATTGTTCTGACTGAAGCAAAGCCATACGAGAGAGGGGCAGGACAGGCTATCGTAAATATGCTCTCTAGTGCGGGACAATTGATAGGTGGTGCTCTCATTGGAGGAATAATCGCATCTTTCTCTGGAATTATCGGTTATAAGGTCAGCTTGTTTTTAGCTGCAGTAGTTGCACTGATTGCATTTGCATTCACCTTAAGACTAAAAAGCCGTGACGAGCAGATAGAAACAATGAAAGCGAACCAATAG
- a CDS encoding MATE family efflux transporter, translating into MANKNVELMRGAPEIAVKKLAIPIMISMLLTASYNIIDGIFVAGLGQAAIAGIGFVTPIFMIVNGVSVGLGNGATSSISRFVGAKNHEGANKSATHALLIFLIASIILTIVFLFIQEPLLRTYGASGQSLKEGLKYGTPLFLGLFTFMFANGGSGILRGEGDMKRAMYAVIVSVILNTCLDPLFIYTLGLGSAGASLATIVSSIGSATVIMYWILIKKDTWVHVELKNFKFDPKIAKDILKVGIPASMDMLMMSLAVSLYLIFISTIGGEFGIAAFTSGQRLYLFAIMPLTSIGSAVAAVSGSAFGARNGDYLSRTHIYGAKFGIAFGTVVTIILVAFAPQLSTMFAYTPETAPLVPEITQFLRIASLCLPLTGAGMCSSFLYQGIGKGTISLAWTIIREVIFTVTATYTLGIALGWGLIGIWAGLAIGRTLASILNFSFARFTIKHIREEFGT; encoded by the coding sequence ATGGCAAACAAAAATGTTGAACTGATGAGAGGAGCTCCTGAAATAGCTGTAAAGAAACTTGCCATTCCAATCATGATATCAATGCTGCTTACAGCATCCTACAATATCATCGACGGAATATTCGTAGCAGGTCTCGGACAGGCTGCAATAGCTGGAATAGGCTTTGTAACCCCTATTTTCATGATAGTAAACGGAGTTAGCGTAGGACTTGGAAATGGTGCTACAAGCAGTATCAGTCGTTTTGTAGGAGCTAAAAACCATGAAGGGGCAAACAAGTCAGCCACTCATGCCCTTTTAATATTTTTAATTGCCTCCATAATCTTGACAATCGTATTCCTTTTCATACAGGAACCCCTTCTTAGAACCTATGGAGCAAGTGGCCAATCCCTTAAGGAAGGGCTTAAATACGGTACCCCATTATTCTTAGGGCTGTTCACATTCATGTTTGCAAATGGTGGAAGCGGCATCCTTCGTGGGGAAGGTGATATGAAAAGGGCCATGTATGCGGTTATCGTATCAGTCATATTGAATACCTGCCTTGACCCTCTTTTCATCTACACATTAGGACTTGGTTCTGCAGGAGCATCACTTGCAACAATCGTAAGCTCAATCGGTTCAGCTACAGTGATCATGTACTGGATTCTAATCAAAAAGGACACTTGGGTTCATGTGGAACTTAAAAATTTCAAATTTGACCCAAAGATAGCAAAGGACATTCTAAAAGTGGGTATTCCCGCTTCAATGGATATGCTTATGATGTCACTTGCAGTTAGCCTATACCTAATCTTCATTTCTACAATCGGAGGGGAATTTGGAATAGCTGCATTCACCTCAGGCCAAAGACTTTACTTGTTTGCAATCATGCCTCTTACCTCCATTGGAAGTGCAGTGGCTGCAGTGAGCGGCAGTGCATTCGGTGCAAGAAATGGAGATTATTTATCAAGAACACATATCTATGGAGCCAAATTTGGAATAGCCTTTGGAACCGTGGTTACAATAATCCTTGTTGCATTTGCGCCTCAACTGTCAACAATGTTTGCATACACTCCTGAAACTGCACCATTGGTTCCTGAAATCACACAATTCCTAAGAATAGCCAGCTTATGCCTACCTCTCACTGGAGCTGGAATGTGCTCAAGTTTCCTATACCAAGGAATCGGTAAGGGAACAATAAGTTTGGCTTGGACAATCATCAGGGAAGTCATCTTCACAGTTACCGCAACATACACCCTTGGAATAGCATTAGGATGGGGACTCATCGGTATCTGGGCAGGTCTTGCCATAGGAAGAACACTTGCAAGTATCTTGAACTTCTCATTTGCAAGATTCACCATAAAGCACATAAGAGAAGAGTTTGGAACCTAA
- the ung gene encoding uracil-DNA glycosylase — protein sequence MIGNSWDKALKEEFEKEYFLKIKDFVEEEYRTKTIYPPKEEIFNAFKLCPIENVKVVILGQDPYHEKGQAHGLAFSTPEGHPIPRSLKNIFKEIESEYNYPIPDSGCLESWAKQGVFLLNTVLTVEEGNANSHSKCGWQTFTDNVIKILNNQNNPIVFLLWGKQAELKEELITNPKHLVLKSSHPSPFSARRGFFGCNHFRLVNEFLNENNLEEIDWKLDKKSTGQQTLF from the coding sequence ATGATTGGAAACAGTTGGGATAAAGCATTGAAAGAGGAATTTGAAAAGGAATACTTCCTAAAAATAAAGGACTTTGTAGAAGAGGAATACAGAACAAAAACAATCTATCCTCCAAAGGAAGAAATTTTCAATGCCTTCAAGCTATGTCCGATAGAAAATGTGAAGGTGGTCATTTTAGGCCAGGACCCTTATCATGAAAAGGGACAGGCTCACGGCCTTGCATTCTCAACTCCAGAAGGCCATCCGATACCAAGATCACTCAAGAACATCTTCAAGGAGATAGAATCAGAATACAATTACCCTATACCTGACTCCGGATGCCTTGAATCCTGGGCAAAACAAGGAGTATTCTTACTCAACACAGTTCTCACAGTTGAAGAGGGAAATGCAAACTCCCACAGCAAATGCGGTTGGCAGACCTTTACAGACAATGTGATTAAGATTTTAAACAATCAGAATAATCCTATTGTTTTCCTATTATGGGGAAAACAGGCTGAATTAAAGGAAGAGCTTATTACTAATCCAAAACATTTAGTTTTAAAATCCTCTCACCCAAGCCCATTTTCAGCAAGAAGAGGATTCTTTGGATGCAATCACTTCAGATTGGTCAATGAATTCCTAAATGAAAACAATCTGGAAGAGATTGATTGGAAACTTGATAAGAAATCTACTGGACAGCAGACTCTTTTTTAA
- a CDS encoding acyltransferase gives MNQSKNPKQSKRIFYYDVLRALAIIGIVFCHASVSFVSRDISSPNLYISVFFDCFRDFSIPIFVMLSGALLIGKKDTLVKFFKKRLSRLFIPFLFWVLVYIIFTNIMSQGFNLDSAIKIFSGTAGTLGVHFWFVWMIIITYVGIFIINKIMQMESKISDFNKKFISILAILSVIYIGMSHYHLFNPYSPRLTYYISFLAYIIIGYFLAKCDFLEKRIDKKYLIAITALLFIGSYLWYIFCFVVPRSHMVHQFVRLSYFNLLILFMSANLFLLFKYISKTKSFSDMESNRLGNALTTISNYSYGIYLIHYLILYCIKINLIKIINFTQGSSLIWIPVLVILTTAISLIILIILDKIPYLDKVTGKK, from the coding sequence ATGAATCAATCCAAGAATCCTAAACAATCCAAAAGAATATTCTACTATGATGTCCTTAGAGCATTGGCAATTATAGGAATCGTATTCTGCCACGCTTCAGTATCATTTGTATCAAGGGATATAAGCAGCCCTAATCTTTATATTTCTGTATTCTTTGACTGCTTTAGAGATTTTTCAATCCCTATCTTTGTAATGCTTAGCGGTGCATTGCTTATTGGCAAAAAGGACACATTGGTAAAATTCTTTAAAAAGAGATTGTCAAGACTGTTCATTCCTTTCCTGTTTTGGGTATTGGTTTACATAATATTTACAAACATAATGAGCCAAGGATTCAATTTAGACAGTGCAATTAAAATTTTCTCCGGAACCGCTGGAACATTGGGAGTGCATTTCTGGTTCGTTTGGATGATTATAATAACTTATGTCGGCATATTCATCATAAATAAGATAATGCAGATGGAAAGCAAAATAAGCGATTTCAATAAGAAATTCATTAGCATTCTAGCAATATTGTCTGTAATCTATATTGGAATGAGCCATTATCATTTATTCAATCCATACAGTCCTAGATTGACTTATTACATTTCATTTTTAGCATACATAATAATAGGATACTTCTTGGCAAAATGTGACTTTCTGGAAAAAAGAATTGATAAGAAATATCTTATAGCTATAACAGCCTTACTATTTATAGGATCTTATCTTTGGTACATATTCTGTTTTGTAGTTCCAAGGTCACATATGGTTCATCAATTCGTTCGCTTAAGCTATTTCAACTTACTGATATTGTTCATGTCTGCAAATCTATTCCTATTGTTCAAATATATATCAAAGACCAAATCATTCTCAGATATGGAAAGTAATCGATTAGGAAATGCATTAACAACAATAAGCAATTACAGCTATGGAATTTATCTCATTCACTACTTGATCTTATATTGCATAAAAATCAATTTAATAAAGATAATCAACTTCACACAAGGAAGTTCCTTGATTTGGATACCGGTTTTAGTGATTCTTACAACAGCAATAAGCTTGATAATTCTAATAATTTTAGACAAGATTCCATATTTGGATAAGGTAACTGGAAAGAAATAA
- a CDS encoding NAD(P)H-dependent oxidoreductase, with protein MKYVIINGSPRKKNTWSMVKQAKTNLGEDAEFEEIQLMKAKIPMCNGCFKCIMETEEHCPHHEIVNQIIEKIKWADGLIITSPVYAMNVTGLIKNFFDHTAYLYHRPEFFDKKALIVVSTAGAGHKDVAKYIDETLRHWGFNKNYKITYACGGKDSINTEEINKTAQKFHKDVSSKKLHPPKFMDIIFYNAWKAMALTKDPIKPDAEYWKSTGLVNHDFAPEVKLGIIKKIFSKIMFFVLKKVMK; from the coding sequence ATGAAATATGTTATAATCAACGGATCTCCAAGAAAGAAAAATACATGGAGCATGGTAAAGCAGGCAAAAACCAATTTAGGAGAAGATGCGGAATTTGAAGAAATTCAATTGATGAAGGCAAAGATACCAATGTGCAATGGCTGCTTCAAATGCATAATGGAGACAGAGGAACACTGCCCTCACCACGAAATAGTAAATCAAATCATAGAAAAGATAAAATGGGCAGATGGACTTATAATAACAAGCCCGGTTTATGCAATGAACGTAACCGGACTCATTAAGAACTTCTTCGACCATACCGCTTACCTCTATCACAGACCGGAATTCTTTGACAAGAAGGCATTGATCGTTGTCTCTACAGCAGGAGCAGGCCATAAGGATGTAGCAAAATACATCGATGAAACACTGAGACATTGGGGATTCAACAAAAACTATAAGATAACTTATGCATGTGGTGGAAAGGACAGCATAAATACAGAAGAAATCAATAAAACAGCTCAAAAATTCCATAAGGATGTTAGTTCCAAAAAGCTTCACCCCCCAAAATTTATGGACATCATATTTTACAATGCGTGGAAAGCAATGGCACTCACTAAAGATCCAATCAAACCTGATGCGGAATACTGGAAGAGCACCGGATTGGTAAATCATGACTTTGCTCCGGAAGTAAAATTAGGAATCATAAAGAAAATATTCTCAAAGATAATGTTCTTTGTTCTTAAAAAAGTAATGAAATAA
- a CDS encoding GNAT family N-acetyltransferase, translating into MAKKNTKMRIFDVSIDLFSKYGYDGVSIRQIAKEVGIKESSIYNHYQSKESILESILSYYINEMLKEEAPVMQSRENLDMDFDQFYKEGSDRFILKLSEPKMMRITRIFLVESYHNEKIRNFVKEAIIGYAIKGWQDLFELMKEKRFIKKDADIKQLAESFYYYGLFLLYEHFIINYPEDDEKFLKDFEKRTTAHMKLLFNSVKIEDKGKNKDDKSNEESIRLEEENDYLKVENLVRDAFWNVYRPGAYEHYIVHNLREDGSFIEDLAYVMEKDNEIIGHINYSKGRLNLYKENRYGVDIKLNEGSKDAVVLGPIAIDSKYQKQGYGSRLINHTLRLARDMNIPFIFVIGDENYYSRFGFESASKYNFFLDGTDTNEENPFFMIKVFENKFKDIDYDKGIFHNPKVFYVDEEEVDEFDRNFEYKEKKVQEGQLEI; encoded by the coding sequence ATGGCTAAAAAAAATACAAAGATGAGGATATTTGACGTTTCCATTGACTTATTCTCAAAATACGGATACGATGGAGTGTCAATACGCCAAATAGCTAAGGAAGTTGGAATAAAGGAAAGTTCCATCTATAACCACTACCAAAGCAAGGAATCAATTCTAGAATCCATATTAAGCTACTACATCAATGAAATGCTTAAGGAAGAAGCCCCTGTAATGCAATCCAGGGAAAATCTGGATATGGATTTTGACCAATTCTATAAGGAGGGAAGCGATAGATTCATCTTAAAATTATCCGAGCCAAAGATGATGAGGATTACAAGAATCTTTTTGGTCGAATCATATCACAATGAAAAGATAAGGAATTTTGTAAAGGAAGCAATCATAGGATATGCAATAAAAGGATGGCAGGACCTATTTGAACTGATGAAAGAGAAAAGATTCATCAAGAAAGATGCTGACATAAAGCAGCTTGCAGAATCATTTTACTATTATGGGCTATTCCTATTGTATGAACATTTCATAATCAATTATCCTGAAGATGATGAAAAGTTCCTAAAGGATTTCGAAAAGAGAACAACAGCCCATATGAAATTACTCTTCAATTCCGTAAAGATAGAGGATAAAGGGAAAAATAAAGATGACAAATCAAATGAAGAATCCATCAGATTGGAAGAAGAGAATGATTACTTAAAAGTGGAAAATCTTGTAAGGGATGCATTCTGGAATGTCTATCGTCCTGGAGCCTATGAACATTATATCGTCCACAACTTAAGGGAGGATGGCAGTTTCATAGAGGATTTGGCATATGTGATGGAAAAGGATAATGAAATCATAGGGCATATAAACTATTCAAAGGGCCGATTGAATCTTTATAAGGAAAACAGATATGGAGTAGACATTAAACTAAATGAAGGAAGCAAGGATGCTGTTGTCTTGGGCCCAATAGCTATAGATTCCAAATATCAAAAGCAAGGCTATGGCTCTAGATTAATAAATCATACATTAAGACTTGCAAGGGATATGAACATTCCATTCATCTTTGTAATCGGCGATGAGAACTATTACAGCAGATTCGGATTTGAAAGTGCATCCAAATACAATTTCTTCCTGGATGGAACGGATACAAATGAAGAAAATCCATTTTTCATGATAAAGGTCTTTGAAAACAAGTTTAAAGATATCGATTATGATAAGGGAATATTCCACAATCCAAAAGTCTTTTATGTTGATGAAGAAGAAGTGGATGAATTTGACAGGAACTTTGAATATAAGGAAAAGAAGGTCCAAGAGGGACAATTGGAAATATAA